Genomic segment of Verrucomicrobiota bacterium:
GACGTTCTGCCGAAAGTGCAGGCCGATCTCGAACAACTGCTGAAGCAATCCAACTGACCCCCCATGCGCTTGTCAAAAATCATTTTTCCCGTCTGGATTTGTCTCAGTGCCGCAGTTGTCGCCGCCGAGATCAGCGTTGAGCGCGACGTGGCTGTGCCGATGCGCGACGGCGTGGTGCTGCGCGCGGATGTGTTCCGTCCAGGCGAGGGCGGACCGTTCCCCGTGCTGGTGACGCGGACGCCTTACGGCAAGCAGGGAAAGAAGTTCGATGCGTTTGTGAAGGCCGGCTACATCGTCGTCTCCCAGGATGCGCGCGGGCGCTACGCATCGGGCGGAAAGTGGGAGTCGTTTTACCGCGAGCACACGCATGATGCGGAGGATGGCTTCGACACCGTCGAGTGGGCAGCGAAGCTGCCGGGGTCGAACGGGAAAGCCGGCACCTTCGGCATCTCCTACGATGCCTTCCTGCAATGGAGGCTCGCGGCGTTGCGCCCGCCGTCGCTCGTCGCGATGTCGGCGCACTCGATCCCGTCGAGCCTCACGGCGCTCGAAGGTCCGGGAACGATCCGTCCGGGGCGCAGGCTGAACTGGTTTTACGCGGGCATGTCGCCGGACATGCGGCTGCGTTCGGGCGCGGAGGGTGTGAAGTCGAAGGGTGAGGCGGCGAAGTTGTGGAAGGGCGGCGAAGGCGAACGGCTGCTGCACTTTCTCCCGTGGCTCGATTTGCCGAGGCAGGTTTTTGAGGACGAGGACGACGCGGTGAAGGCGTGGTTGCGCGCGCCGCACCGTGATCCGTGGCGCTTCATCGCCGCGTGCCCCGAGGTGAGCGTGCCGAATCTCGATATCGTCGGCTGGTTCGATCACTGCAACGATGGCATCGAAATTCACCGCGCGATGCGGAACACGGGCCGCACGGAAGCCGCGCGCGGCGGACAACGCCTCATCATCGGCCCGTGGAGCCACACTGGGCACGGCGGCAGGAAGGTGGGCACGGTGGATTTCGGAGCGGATGCCGCGCTCAATGTCGTGCAGACTCAGATCCGCTGGTTCGACCGGTGGCTGAAAGGCGCGGGCGAAGGAGTGAACCCGGCCGCACCGGTGCGCATCTTCGTGATGGGCGCGAACCGCTGGCGCGACGAGCAGGAGTGGCCGCCGGCACGCGCCAAGGCGCACACGCTTTACCTCCACAGCGGCGGGCACGCGAACTCCCCCGCCGGCGACGGCACGCTCACCCCGCAGCCACAGCCCGGTGCGCGCG
This window contains:
- a CDS encoding CocE/NonD family hydrolase, coding for MRLSKIIFPVWICLSAAVVAAEISVERDVAVPMRDGVVLRADVFRPGEGGPFPVLVTRTPYGKQGKKFDAFVKAGYIVVSQDARGRYASGGKWESFYREHTHDAEDGFDTVEWAAKLPGSNGKAGTFGISYDAFLQWRLAALRPPSLVAMSAHSIPSSLTALEGPGTIRPGRRLNWFYAGMSPDMRLRSGAEGVKSKGEAAKLWKGGEGERLLHFLPWLDLPRQVFEDEDDAVKAWLRAPHRDPWRFIAACPEVSVPNLDIVGWFDHCNDGIEIHRAMRNTGRTEAARGGQRLIIGPWSHTGHGGRKVGTVDFGADAALNVVQTQIRWFDRWLKGAGEGVNPAAPVRIFVMGANRWRDEQEWPPARAKAHTLYLHSGGHANSPAGDGTLTPQPQPGARDSYRYDPRDPVPTLWSAAMFTLPADQSPLAKRQDILVYQGEPLTTALEVTGYPEVILHAASSAPDTDFFAKLIDVAPDGTNRDIASGMVRARYRDGLDKPRLLTPSELVEYRIKLRPTSNEFQPGHRIRLDITSSDFPNYDRNHNTAADQNADAALEVATQTIHHGDLRPSRLVLPVIASKP